A portion of the Algisphaera agarilytica genome contains these proteins:
- a CDS encoding AIM24 family protein, which produces MSDAAVPRRFTLDSFVEATVERELREGLFELESERILDINLDGEVWIKTGAMIAYTGAVKFVREKLLDQGIGNLLKKAVTGDGARLTKATGQGSVFCADIGKKITILQLQGESIFVNGNDLLAFETSLQYDIKMMKKVGAMLAGGLFNVRLEGHGLVAVTSHYDPLTLPVVPGQPITTDPNATVMWSGTLSPSLKTDLQLKTFLGRGSGESVQMQFEGDGFVVVQPFEEVILQAGTAS; this is translated from the coding sequence ATGTCTGATGCCGCTGTGCCGCGCCGTTTCACGCTGGATAGTTTCGTCGAGGCCACGGTGGAGCGTGAGCTCCGCGAGGGCCTGTTCGAGCTCGAGTCCGAACGCATCCTCGACATCAACCTCGACGGCGAGGTCTGGATCAAGACCGGCGCGATGATCGCCTACACCGGCGCGGTCAAGTTCGTGCGTGAGAAACTGCTCGACCAGGGCATCGGCAACCTGCTCAAGAAAGCCGTCACCGGCGACGGGGCCCGTCTCACCAAAGCCACCGGCCAGGGCTCGGTCTTCTGCGCCGACATCGGCAAGAAGATCACCATCCTCCAGCTCCAGGGCGAATCCATCTTCGTCAACGGCAACGACCTGCTCGCCTTCGAAACGTCGCTGCAGTACGACATCAAGATGATGAAAAAGGTCGGCGCGATGCTCGCGGGCGGCCTGTTCAACGTCCGCCTCGAAGGCCACGGCCTCGTCGCAGTGACCAGCCACTACGATCCGCTTACCCTGCCGGTCGTCCCCGGCCAGCCCATCACCACCGACCCCAACGCCACGGTCATGTGGTCCGGCACCCTGTCGCCCAGCCTCAAGACCGACCTCCAACTCAAAACCTTCCTCGGCCGCGGCAGCGGCGAGTCGGTCCAAATGCAGTTCGAGGGCGACGGGTTTGTCGTGGTCCAGCCGTTCGAGGAAGTGATCCTGCAGGCGGGGACGGCGAGTTAG
- a CDS encoding ribose-phosphate diphosphokinase translates to MSQADRDHIKIFSGRASRQLAEDMCRHLDLPMGQGHTDIFPDGELLVKIEEDVRGRDCFVVQSTYNPVNAHLMELLIYIDCLKRASAERITAVIPYFGYARQDRKDEGRTPITAKLVANLITAAGADRVLALDLHAAQIQGFFDIPVDHMSASPVLLQHIADMRDEIDPLCVVSPDAGNAKVAGVVANALNSDFAIIDKRRKSGTDVTSTNIIGDVSGKNVLMVDDMISTAGTICEAAKLVKSNGAKQIIVAATHAVLVGLAMERIAESPIDRIVVTDTIPCENRCDAIADKLTELSVAELMGTAVHNIHHNLSVSSLFRKGVDAAKR, encoded by the coding sequence ATGAGCCAGGCCGACCGCGACCACATCAAGATCTTCTCGGGCCGCGCCAGCCGCCAGCTGGCCGAGGACATGTGCCGCCACCTCGACCTGCCCATGGGCCAGGGCCACACCGACATCTTCCCGGACGGCGAACTCCTGGTGAAGATCGAGGAAGACGTGCGCGGCCGCGACTGCTTCGTCGTGCAATCGACCTACAACCCTGTGAACGCCCACCTCATGGAGTTGCTCATCTACATCGACTGCCTCAAGCGGGCCTCAGCCGAGCGCATCACCGCCGTGATCCCCTACTTCGGCTACGCCCGCCAGGACCGCAAGGACGAGGGCCGTACGCCCATCACCGCCAAGCTGGTGGCCAACCTGATCACCGCTGCGGGAGCCGACCGCGTGCTGGCGCTCGACCTGCACGCCGCCCAGATCCAGGGCTTTTTCGACATCCCGGTCGACCACATGAGTGCTTCGCCGGTGCTGCTCCAGCACATCGCCGACATGCGTGACGAGATCGACCCGCTCTGCGTGGTCAGCCCCGACGCGGGCAACGCCAAGGTCGCCGGTGTCGTGGCCAACGCGCTCAACTCCGATTTCGCCATCATCGACAAACGCCGCAAGTCCGGCACCGACGTGACCTCGACCAACATCATCGGCGACGTCAGCGGCAAAAACGTCCTGATGGTCGACGACATGATCTCCACCGCCGGGACCATCTGCGAAGCTGCCAAGCTGGTGAAGAGCAATGGGGCCAAGCAGATCATCGTCGCCGCGACCCACGCCGTGCTCGTCGGCCTGGCGATGGAGCGCATCGCCGAATCGCCCATCGACCGCATCGTCGTCACCGACACGATCCCCTGCGAAAACCGCTGCGACGCCATCGCCGACAAGCTGACCGAGCTCAGCGTCGCCGAGCTGATGGGCACTGCGGTCCACAACATCCACCACAACCTCTCGGTCTCCAGCCTCTTCCGCAAAGGCGTCGACGCAGCGAAACGATGA
- the pth gene encoding aminoacyl-tRNA hydrolase, with the protein MKLIVGLGNPGPEYAKTRHNAGFMAIEKLANRHGLMGAKHKFHAGVLEGRINMHKVMLMQPTTYMNRSGLAVGEAAAFYKLEPEDILILVDEIALDVGQIRLRASGSPGGHNGLKDLERALGTRDYPRLRLGIGPRTRAPQVDFVLGRFTGEQLDEMNFTLGKACDCIESWLEDGIELAMTKFNGG; encoded by the coding sequence ATGAAACTCATCGTCGGCCTCGGCAACCCCGGCCCCGAATACGCCAAGACGCGTCACAACGCCGGGTTCATGGCCATCGAAAAACTCGCCAACCGCCACGGCCTGATGGGCGCCAAACACAAGTTCCACGCGGGCGTCCTCGAGGGCCGCATCAACATGCACAAAGTCATGCTGATGCAGCCGACCACGTACATGAACCGCTCGGGCCTGGCCGTGGGTGAGGCCGCGGCGTTCTACAAACTCGAGCCCGAAGACATCCTCATCCTCGTCGACGAGATCGCCCTCGACGTCGGCCAGATCCGCCTCCGCGCCTCCGGCTCGCCCGGCGGGCACAACGGCCTCAAAGACCTCGAACGCGCCCTGGGTACCCGCGACTACCCCCGCCTCCGCCTGGGCATCGGCCCCCGCACCCGCGCCCCGCAAGTCGACTTCGTCCTCGGCCGTTTCACCGGCGAACAACTCGACGAGATGAACTTCACTCTCGGCAAAGCGTGCGACTGCATCGAGTCCTGGCTCGAAGACGGGATCGAGTTGGCGATGACAAAGTTCAACGGCGGTTAA
- a CDS encoding outer membrane protein — protein MLKTISRSALTTPLIALASLAICNPSSGQSLREIDESIATQDGSRLAATGFYIGGMGSFTVVEDSELVSTNGGTPASPAELEFEDGFGSFGFIGWDFGALRTELEVGARSTELDRVTLGGAPIAGANGDIFELSLMFNLIADIPITDGVELYVGGGVGGAYLWSDVFAPGLALGDSEDYVFAYQAMGGVQFEVAPRLYLNAGYRIHSFDDPNFSGNQYDAPLIHSLDVGIRYVF, from the coding sequence GTGCTTAAGACTATCTCTCGATCTGCACTGACTACCCCGCTGATCGCTCTCGCATCGCTCGCGATCTGTAACCCCAGCAGCGGGCAAAGCCTTCGTGAAATCGACGAGAGCATTGCCACGCAGGACGGCTCTCGTCTGGCGGCAACGGGCTTCTACATCGGTGGTATGGGATCGTTCACGGTGGTCGAAGATTCCGAATTGGTCTCGACCAATGGTGGAACACCCGCCAGCCCTGCGGAACTGGAATTCGAGGACGGCTTTGGTAGTTTCGGCTTCATCGGCTGGGATTTCGGTGCGTTACGCACCGAGTTGGAAGTCGGGGCAAGGAGCACCGAACTCGATCGCGTCACGCTCGGCGGTGCCCCGATTGCGGGCGCTAACGGCGATATCTTTGAACTCTCGCTGATGTTCAACCTCATCGCCGATATCCCGATCACCGATGGCGTCGAGCTCTACGTCGGGGGCGGTGTTGGCGGAGCCTACCTTTGGTCCGACGTCTTCGCTCCAGGCCTCGCGCTTGGTGACTCGGAAGACTATGTCTTCGCTTACCAAGCCATGGGAGGCGTCCAGTTCGAAGTTGCTCCACGCCTGTATCTGAACGCCGGGTACCGCATCCACAGCTTTGATGACCCGAACTTTTCGGGCAACCAGTACGACGCGCCGTTGATCCACAGCCTCGACGTGGGTATCCGATACGTCTTCTGA
- a CDS encoding sugar phosphate nucleotidyltransferase, which produces MPDATNNPVPPAAIIMAAGKGTRMGSDLPKVLHEVAGKPMLRWVTEACYAAGVETCVVVVGYRGDDVRKALADDPRCEFVEQTEQLGTAHAADMARPVFENRPAGDVFVLAGDGPLIRSQTLARLLELHRRTKASATLATAVLSDPSGYGRVVRNASGGFDRIVEQKDATPEELAVQEVNPSYYCFRSDDLFTTLTQVSNANQQGEYYITDVPGILRGQGKTVSVVDAVPEEDVLSINNPQQLAEVDAILKQRLSPGAPA; this is translated from the coding sequence ATGCCCGACGCGACCAACAACCCCGTCCCCCCCGCCGCGATCATCATGGCCGCGGGCAAAGGCACGCGCATGGGCAGCGACCTCCCCAAGGTGCTGCACGAAGTCGCGGGCAAGCCGATGCTGCGCTGGGTGACCGAGGCCTGCTACGCCGCGGGTGTCGAGACGTGTGTCGTCGTCGTGGGCTACCGAGGCGACGACGTCCGCAAGGCCCTGGCCGACGACCCCCGCTGCGAATTCGTCGAGCAAACCGAACAACTCGGTACCGCACACGCCGCGGACATGGCCCGCCCCGTCTTCGAGAACCGCCCTGCCGGTGACGTCTTCGTTCTGGCAGGCGACGGCCCGCTCATCCGCAGCCAAACCCTCGCCCGCCTGCTCGAGCTGCACCGCCGCACCAAAGCGTCCGCCACCCTCGCCACCGCCGTGCTGTCCGACCCCTCCGGCTACGGCCGCGTGGTCCGCAACGCCTCGGGCGGATTCGACCGCATCGTCGAGCAGAAAGACGCCACCCCTGAAGAACTCGCGGTGCAGGAAGTCAACCCCAGCTACTACTGCTTCCGCAGCGACGACCTGTTCACCACCCTCACCCAGGTCAGCAACGCCAACCAGCAAGGCGAGTACTACATCACCGACGTGCCCGGCATCCTCCGCGGCCAGGGCAAGACCGTCTCGGTGGTCGATGCCGTGCCCGAAGAAGACGTGCTGAGCATCAATAACCCCCAACAGCTCGCCGAAGTCGACGCGATCCTCAAACAACGCCTCTCCCCCGGAGCCCCCGCATGA
- a CDS encoding PTS sugar transporter subunit IIA: MLLTDILQPDCVMVPLVADDKQSAIFQLADLLVEKTDIEDAQALKDAIWQRETVRTTGIGGGVAVPHGKTEGVPSLHMAIGRTAQPLEFGAIDRNPVELIILLASPPDQTGPHIEALSRISRMLIDADARDKMKSLETPEEVYAMIKEVESSVA, encoded by the coding sequence ATGCTCCTCACCGACATCCTTCAGCCCGATTGTGTCATGGTCCCGCTCGTCGCCGACGACAAGCAGTCTGCGATCTTCCAGTTGGCCGACCTCCTGGTTGAGAAGACCGACATCGAAGACGCCCAGGCCCTCAAGGACGCGATCTGGCAACGCGAGACCGTCCGCACCACCGGCATCGGAGGTGGCGTCGCGGTGCCCCACGGCAAGACCGAGGGCGTCCCCAGCCTGCACATGGCCATCGGCCGGACCGCCCAGCCGTTGGAGTTCGGCGCGATCGACCGCAACCCGGTTGAACTCATCATCCTGCTCGCCTCCCCGCCGGACCAGACCGGGCCGCACATCGAGGCGTTGTCACGCATCAGCCGGATGCTCATCGACGCCGATGCCCGCGACAAGATGAAGTCGCTTGAGACCCCCGAAGAGGTCTACGCGATGATCAAAGAAGTCGAATCTTCGGTGGCCTGA
- the recQ gene encoding DNA helicase RecQ, producing the protein MTVADADHLSHLLKQHFGHDEFRPLQRAIIDDAVAGRDVFVILPTGGGKSLCYQLPALADETGTTVVVSPLIALMQNQVDLLTANGIPATFLNSTLDLDELYQREQDALAGKYRLVYMAPERLMAAPGRALLARLNVSRFAIDEAHCISEWGHDFRPEYRMLGELRTGYDGRFADTPVIALTATATPRVAQDIVRELALRDPAQHQGGFERTNLYYEIRPKQKVVPQILDYLHENPLAEGIVYCQSRKRCEEIADKLKASGIAALPYHAGLEADVREANQHAFIFGDARVVCATIAFGMGVDKPDVRFVFHADLPRHIEGYYQETGRAGRDGLPADCILFYSGGDRAKIEFFINQKETQAEQDHARQQLEQVVKYCHTTGCRTAALLQHFGEDRPGACGHCDNCLKPPQVVDATEDAQKLLSAVARTGQRFGTSHVINVLRGSEAERVTSRGHHELSVHGLGKHQPAGYWRQLVEHLIHHGHLALSDDEYRTAYLTAASKDVLKGEVRIELAQSRVAKPSSERRARTAASTGIDPDLPIDESLFTTLRELRRELARQQGVPPYVVFGDAALRQMAQSLPTTDEAFLRINGVGQTKLSRYGPQFLEAIQQHVDSAQ; encoded by the coding sequence ATGACCGTTGCGGACGCGGACCATCTCAGCCACCTGCTCAAGCAGCACTTCGGACACGACGAATTCCGGCCGTTGCAGCGGGCGATCATCGACGACGCCGTGGCGGGCCGGGACGTGTTCGTCATTCTGCCCACCGGCGGGGGCAAGAGCCTGTGCTACCAGCTCCCCGCCCTGGCGGACGAAACCGGCACGACCGTGGTCGTCTCGCCATTGATCGCGCTCATGCAGAACCAGGTCGACCTGCTCACCGCCAACGGCATCCCCGCAACGTTCCTCAACTCGACCCTCGACCTCGACGAGCTCTACCAACGCGAACAAGACGCCCTCGCGGGGAAGTACCGGCTGGTGTACATGGCTCCCGAACGGCTAATGGCCGCGCCGGGCCGCGCGTTACTCGCCCGACTGAACGTCTCGCGGTTCGCCATCGACGAAGCGCACTGCATCAGCGAATGGGGCCACGACTTCCGCCCCGAGTACCGCATGCTCGGCGAGCTGCGCACCGGGTACGACGGCCGCTTTGCCGACACGCCCGTTATCGCACTCACCGCGACCGCCACGCCCCGCGTCGCCCAAGACATCGTGCGTGAACTCGCCCTGCGCGATCCCGCGCAGCACCAGGGCGGGTTTGAGCGGACCAACCTGTACTACGAGATCCGGCCGAAGCAGAAAGTCGTGCCGCAGATCCTCGACTACCTGCACGAGAACCCGCTGGCCGAGGGGATTGTGTACTGCCAGTCGCGCAAGCGCTGCGAGGAGATCGCGGACAAGCTCAAGGCGTCTGGCATCGCGGCGTTGCCCTACCACGCCGGGCTGGAAGCCGACGTGCGGGAGGCAAACCAACACGCGTTTATCTTTGGTGATGCGCGGGTGGTGTGTGCAACGATCGCGTTCGGGATGGGCGTGGACAAGCCGGACGTGCGTTTTGTGTTCCACGCCGACCTGCCGCGGCACATCGAAGGGTATTACCAGGAGACCGGCCGGGCGGGTCGCGACGGGCTGCCCGCCGACTGCATCCTGTTCTACTCTGGCGGCGACCGCGCGAAGATCGAGTTTTTCATCAATCAGAAGGAAACCCAGGCCGAGCAAGACCACGCTCGGCAGCAGCTCGAACAGGTCGTCAAATACTGCCACACCACCGGCTGCCGCACCGCCGCCCTGCTCCAGCATTTCGGCGAGGATCGCCCTGGGGCCTGTGGCCACTGCGACAACTGCCTCAAGCCGCCGCAGGTCGTCGACGCCACGGAAGACGCCCAGAAGCTGCTCTCCGCCGTCGCCCGCACGGGGCAGCGCTTCGGCACCAGCCACGTGATCAACGTGCTGCGCGGCAGCGAGGCCGAGCGCGTCACCAGCCGCGGCCACCACGAGCTCAGCGTCCACGGCCTGGGCAAGCACCAGCCCGCGGGCTACTGGCGACAACTCGTCGAACACCTCATCCACCACGGCCACCTCGCCCTCAGCGACGACGAATACCGCACCGCGTACCTCACCGCGGCGAGCAAAGACGTGCTCAAGGGGGAGGTGAGGATCGAGCTTGCTCAAAGCCGTGTGGCCAAGCCGTCGTCCGAGCGCCGGGCCCGTACCGCGGCGAGCACCGGCATCGATCCCGACCTGCCGATCGACGAATCGTTGTTCACCACGCTCCGCGAACTACGCCGCGAACTCGCCCGCCAACAGGGCGTGCCCCCCTACGTCGTGTTCGGCGACGCGGCGCTCCGCCAGATGGCCCAGTCGCTGCCCACCACGGACGAAGCCTTCCTCCGCATCAACGGCGTGGGGCAAACTAAACTCAGCCGCTACGGCCCCCAGTTCCTGGAAGCCATCCAGCAACACGTGGATAGCGCCCAATAG
- a CDS encoding 50S ribosomal protein L25 encodes MSHETPTLEAQTRTKLGSRYSIRLREQGQLPAVIYGHKQDPLHVSVDARALHDVLVSGAHVIEVQVDGKAEPCLIKDVQYDYLDTTPVHVDLARVDLNEEVELELEVVFKGEPAALNEAGAMLSTPHTAVTVSCKANAIPDELVCDISELGLEDSIHAEDLKLPAGVSLSMEANILLAQIVIQKAVADDEGDAEAGDGEPEVIGAKADEAAE; translated from the coding sequence ATGTCCCACGAAACCCCCACCCTCGAAGCTCAAACCCGCACCAAGCTCGGCTCGCGCTACTCCATCCGTCTCCGCGAGCAAGGCCAACTCCCCGCCGTGATCTACGGCCACAAGCAAGACCCGCTCCACGTGTCGGTCGACGCCCGCGCTCTGCACGACGTGCTCGTCAGCGGTGCCCACGTGATCGAAGTCCAGGTCGACGGCAAGGCCGAGCCCTGCCTGATCAAGGACGTGCAGTACGACTACCTCGACACCACCCCCGTCCACGTCGACCTGGCCCGCGTTGACCTGAACGAAGAAGTCGAGCTCGAGCTCGAAGTCGTGTTCAAGGGCGAGCCCGCCGCGCTCAACGAAGCCGGTGCCATGCTCAGCACCCCGCACACCGCCGTCACCGTGAGCTGCAAGGCCAACGCGATCCCCGACGAGCTGGTCTGCGACATCAGCGAGCTGGGCCTGGAAGACTCGATCCACGCCGAGGACCTCAAGCTCCCCGCGGGCGTCAGCCTGTCGATGGAAGCCAACATCCTCCTGGCTCAGATCGTGATCCAGAAGGCCGTCGCCGACGACGAAGGCGACGCCGAAGCGGGCGACGGCGAACCCGAAGTCATCGGCGCCAAGGCCGACGAAGCCGCCGAGTAA